TGATCGGGCCTGGGTGACCTCTCCTCCGGGCCGTTCGGGAGAATGCCGGAGCCACGCGCCGACGATCGTCGACGGCGTGCACCCCGACGGCCCGAGGAGGCAAGCGCGGCGTGGTCTACCTCATCTCGCGGCTGATCCTGCGACCCCTGTTCCTGCTCGTCTTCCGGCCGCACGTGGTCGGCCGGCAGAACGTTCCGGCCACCGGCCCCTTCATCATCGCCAGCAACCACCTGTCGTTCATCGACAGCATGGCCATCCCCCTCATGTCTCCCCGGCGGGTGGGCTACCTGGCGAAAGCGGAGTACTTCACCGGATCGGGCATCAAGGGCTGGTTCATCAAGACCTGGTTCACCGCACTCGGCGCCCTGCCGGTCGAGCGGCAGACCCACCGGGCCGCCCAGGAGGCGCTCGACACGGCGATGACCGTGCTCCGCGCCGGGGGCGGGTTCGGCATCTACCCCGAGGGGACCCGCTCGCGCGACGGCCGGCTGGCCCGCGGCAAGACCGGAGTGGCCTGGCTGGCGCTCACCGCCGACTGCCCCGTCGTCCCGGTGGCGATCATGGGCACCGACCGCATCCAGCCCATCGGTGCCGGGTGGCCGCGGCCGCACCGCTTCACCGTCGTCTTCGGCAAGCCCCTGACCTTCCCCGAGCACCAGGGCAAGGCCGGGAGCAACCGCTCCCGCCGAGAGGTGACCGACACGATCATGGAGGCGATCGCCGAGCTCTCCGGTCAGGAGAAGGCCGGCTGGTGAAAGGCGCCCTCCTGGTCGCGGGGACGACGTCGGACGCCGGGAAGTCCGTCGTCACCGCCGGGATCTGCCGCTGGCTGGTGCGCCAGGGCGTCTCCGTGGCGCCGTTCAAGGCGCAGAACATGAGCAACAACTCGATGGTCACCCCGGACGGCGCCGAGATCGGACGGGCGCAGGTGATGCAGGCCGCCGCCGCTCGGGTGCAGCCCGAGGCGGCCATGAACCCCGTCCTGCTCAAGCCCGGGGGCGCACACTCCAGCCAGGTCGTCGTCCTCGGCCGGCCGGTCGGCGAGGTGACCGCGCTGTCCTACGGCCCGATGAAGGCCGCGCTCCTGGAGCAGGCCCTCGCGAGCCTGGCCGATCTGCGGCGCCGGTTCGACGTCGTCGTGTGCGAGGGCGCGGGTTCCCCCACCGAGATCAACCTGCGCGCCGGTGACATCGTCAACATGGGGCTGGCCACCGCCGCGGACCTGCCGGTGGTCGTCGTGGGCGACATCGACCGCGGCGGCGTCTTCCCCGCGCTGTACGGCACCGTCGCGCTCATGCCGCCCGGGGACCAGCGGCTGGTCGCCGGCTTCCTGGTGAACAAGTTCCGCGGCGACGTCCGCCTGCTCACCCCGGGACTGACCGAGCTCACCCGGCTCACCGGCCGGCCGACCCTGGGGGTCCTCCCCTGGCTGGACGGCCCCGCCATGGACGTCGAGGACTCCCTCGGCCTGCCGACCGGCGTGGTGCCCGGGCTCCCGCCCCGCGGGGAGGACGTCCTGCGCGTGTCCGTGGCGCGGTTCCCGCGGCTGTCCAACGTCACCGACCTCGACGCACTGGCCGCCGAGCCCGGCGTCCTCGTCCGCTACGCCACCCGCCCCGAGGAGCTCGCCGACGCCGACCTCGTGGTGCTGCCGGGCACGCGCGCCACCGTGGCCGACCTCGGCTGGCTGCGGGAGACCGGACTGGACCGGGCGGTCCTCCGCCGGGCCGCCGACGGCTGCCCGGTGCTCGGCATCTGCGGCGGCGCCCAGATGCTGGCCCGGAGCATCACCGACGAGGTGGAGTCGGCGGCCGGCACGGTCGACGGGCTCGGGCTGCTGCCGACCGACGTCCGCTTCGCCCGGGAGAAGACGCTCGGCCGGCCGGTGGGGCAGGCGCTGGGCGAGCCGGTGCACGGTTACGAGATCCACCACGGCATCGCCGCGGTCGACGAGGGCGCCGAGCAGTTCCTGGACGGCGCCCGGGCCGGCGCGGTCTTCGGGACGACGTGGCACGGGGCGCTGGAGAACGACGGCTTCCGCCGGGCGTTCCTGACCGAGGTGGCCGCCATCAGCGGACGGCGGTTCGTGGCCGCACCGGACACGGACTTCGCCGCGCTCCGCGAGGCGCGGCTGGACCGGCTCGGCGACCTGGTGGCCGAGCACGCCGACACCGACGCCCTGTGGCGGCTGATCGAGGACGGCCCGCCCGGTGACCTGCCCCTGCTCCCGCCCGGCGTCAGCGGTCGGTGAGCAGCGCCCGGACGTCGTCCGGCCACGGAACGGCCCGGCCGTCGTCGACGGCCACGTAGGTGTTGCGGACGACGCAGCACGTCCGCCCGCCCACGCGCACGGTGTAGCGGACCGTCACGCTGGTGCGGCCGACCTTCTCCGTCTCGGCGTCGACGACGACCGTGTCGCCCCAGCGGGCCGACGACGTCCACTCCAGCGTGCTGGCCTTGACCACGGGATCGATCCGCCGCTCGACGAGGACGTCCCACGGCAGGCCGTGCGCGGCCCACCATGCGTTGGAGGCCTCGTCGGCCCAGGTCAGGTAGTGGGCGTTGAAGACGACCCCCTGCTGGTCGCACTCCACGTATCGGACGGGCGAACTCCACTGTGCCGGCACGGGGCAGCAGGCTATCGCCGGTCGCCG
The DNA window shown above is from Blastococcus colisei and carries:
- a CDS encoding lysophospholipid acyltransferase family protein, producing the protein MVYLISRLILRPLFLLVFRPHVVGRQNVPATGPFIIASNHLSFIDSMAIPLMSPRRVGYLAKAEYFTGSGIKGWFIKTWFTALGALPVERQTHRAAQEALDTAMTVLRAGGGFGIYPEGTRSRDGRLARGKTGVAWLALTADCPVVPVAIMGTDRIQPIGAGWPRPHRFTVVFGKPLTFPEHQGKAGSNRSRREVTDTIMEAIAELSGQEKAGW
- a CDS encoding cobyric acid synthase, whose amino-acid sequence is MKGALLVAGTTSDAGKSVVTAGICRWLVRQGVSVAPFKAQNMSNNSMVTPDGAEIGRAQVMQAAAARVQPEAAMNPVLLKPGGAHSSQVVVLGRPVGEVTALSYGPMKAALLEQALASLADLRRRFDVVVCEGAGSPTEINLRAGDIVNMGLATAADLPVVVVGDIDRGGVFPALYGTVALMPPGDQRLVAGFLVNKFRGDVRLLTPGLTELTRLTGRPTLGVLPWLDGPAMDVEDSLGLPTGVVPGLPPRGEDVLRVSVARFPRLSNVTDLDALAAEPGVLVRYATRPEELADADLVVLPGTRATVADLGWLRETGLDRAVLRRAADGCPVLGICGGAQMLARSITDEVESAAGTVDGLGLLPTDVRFAREKTLGRPVGQALGEPVHGYEIHHGIAAVDEGAEQFLDGARAGAVFGTTWHGALENDGFRRAFLTEVAAISGRRFVAAPDTDFAALREARLDRLGDLVAEHADTDALWRLIEDGPPGDLPLLPPGVSGR
- a CDS encoding acyl-CoA thioesterase; its protein translation is MPAQWSSPVRYVECDQQGVVFNAHYLTWADEASNAWWAAHGLPWDVLVERRIDPVVKASTLEWTSSARWGDTVVVDAETEKVGRTSVTVRYTVRVGGRTCCVVRNTYVAVDDGRAVPWPDDVRALLTDR